In one Armatimonadota bacterium genomic region, the following are encoded:
- a CDS encoding alkaline phosphatase D family protein, with protein sequence MPVARRGFRHLSVSWLLAMLVAAGVGALPGRAHELFPQGIAAGDVTATSAVLWSRTHTSGSVRVEYGTDPVLVGARVTGPFTTGPETGYTLKVDLTGLEPGRRYAYRFATGEGPSPVGTFVTPPPPDRDQPVTLMWGADTAEEFRPFRIFQAMRARGADLFLFLGDTVYTDLGTFRATTLEEYRQKYQINRGDPLLREYLATVASWVIWDDHEVENNFDSEHIRLETGLRAFLEFWPIRTSSEDPKRLYRSFRWGRTAEFFILDTRQYRTPAFRLDGPEKTMLGRAQKRWLLDGLARSAAKVKVVVSTVPLRHHGADSWEGYAFERDEILRFIAGRRIANVVFLVGDTHYAALLRHPEGLYEAIASPLAASLARTARAEGRPETLWSTTGSFNYGWMRIAPEGIALEWRDDRDRLLYQRHLPVE encoded by the coding sequence ATGCCTGTGGCCCGGCGCGGCTTTCGGCACTTATCGGTCAGTTGGCTTCTGGCCATGCTGGTGGCGGCGGGCGTGGGAGCGCTGCCTGGACGCGCGCACGAGCTCTTCCCCCAGGGGATCGCCGCCGGGGACGTCACGGCGACCAGCGCGGTCCTCTGGTCCCGCACCCACACCTCCGGCTCTGTGCGGGTGGAGTACGGGACAGATCCTGTGCTGGTCGGGGCGCGCGTCACCGGGCCGTTCACCACCGGTCCTGAGACCGGCTACACGCTGAAGGTCGACCTCACGGGCCTGGAGCCCGGCCGCCGCTACGCGTACCGGTTCGCGACCGGGGAGGGGCCCAGCCCCGTCGGGACGTTCGTCACCCCACCGCCCCCCGACCGCGACCAGCCGGTCACCCTGATGTGGGGCGCCGACACCGCCGAGGAATTCAGGCCGTTCCGGATCTTCCAGGCGATGCGCGCGCGCGGCGCCGACCTCTTCCTGTTCCTGGGCGACACCGTCTACACCGACCTGGGGACCTTCCGGGCGACCACCCTGGAGGAATACCGGCAGAAGTACCAGATCAACCGCGGCGATCCGTTACTGCGCGAGTACCTGGCCACGGTGGCGAGCTGGGTGATCTGGGATGACCACGAGGTCGAGAACAACTTCGACTCCGAGCACATCCGGCTGGAGACCGGCCTGCGCGCCTTCCTGGAGTTCTGGCCAATCCGGACTTCATCCGAGGATCCCAAACGCCTCTACCGCAGCTTCCGCTGGGGGCGCACCGCGGAGTTCTTCATCCTGGACACCCGGCAGTACCGGACTCCTGCGTTCCGCCTGGATGGGCCAGAGAAGACGATGCTCGGCCGCGCGCAGAAACGGTGGCTGCTGGACGGCCTGGCGCGGTCGGCAGCGAAGGTAAAAGTAGTGGTCAGCACCGTGCCTCTCCGTCACCATGGCGCGGATTCCTGGGAGGGCTACGCCTTCGAGCGCGACGAGATCCTGCGCTTCATCGCCGGGCGCAGGATCGCCAACGTCGTCTTCCTGGTGGGCGACACCCACTACGCCGCGTTGCTGCGTCATCCGGAAGGGCTCTACGAGGCCATCGCCAGCCCGCTGGCGGCCAGCCTGGCACGCACCGCCCGGGCGGAGGGCCGACCGGAGACCCTCTGGTCGACTACCGGGTCGTTCAACTATGGCTGGATGCGCATCGCCCCGGAGGGGATCGCGCTGGAGTGGCGGGATGACCGGGACCGGCTCCTCTACCAGCGCCATCTGCCTGTCGAGTAG
- a CDS encoding GNAT family N-acetyltransferase: MRRVDVVLRDGSTVRLRPVRPDDEERLLAFLRGLSEESRALRYLIRTSDEFLREEAHREAHVDQVQRFGLVATTGAEERIVGHAVFGRRDAERAEVAVAVADEYQGKGIGTILLGHLADAAAARGIRVFEAEVLASNHRMLQLFRDCGFPLEVEVKAGELHVRFPTAVTEEARALFEQRERVAMANALLPFFRPRGVAVIGASRERGTIGAEVFHNLLAYGFNGPVYPVNPQAAVVQSVPAYASVEDIPGPVDLAVIAVPAAAVNAVAEACGRKGVRALVVISAGFAETGEEGRARQAELLRICRAHGMRLIGPNCMGIINTDPEVRLNATFATAAPPEGRIGFFSQSGALGLAVIDHAATLGLGISTFVSVGNKADISGNDLITYWEGDPRTDVILLYLESFGNPRKFSRIAQRVGRRKPIAAVKSGRSRAGARATSSHTGALVAASEVTVDALFRQAGVIRTDTLEELFDVALLLAHQPAPRGRRVGIISNAGGPAILAADACEAEGLEIPLLGAETQQRLREVLPPQASVSNPVDMVASATAAHYREVLRVVAADPAVDALIVIFIPPLVTRAEDVAAAIVEGTRDLRAAKPVLTVFMSARGIPQILRAPDVHVPSYAFPEDAAIALARVTRYGEWRARPRRPPPQLDVRRDEAAAVVAAALQRGAGWLLPQEVVALLSCYGLPLVRQEMVRTPEEAGEAAGRIGGEVALKAVGPEIVHKTELGAVRLSLPPEQVPAVAAQMAAALAARGVRPEGFLVQEMVPAGVEMIVGVVHDPQFGPVVACGAGGVLVELLRDVSVRLTPLNAEDAAEMVQSLKTYPLLAGFRGQQAHDTAALQDALLRVSALVEDLPQIVELDCNPIMVLQKGAAVIDARVRVAPYEPPPLAAARGEM; the protein is encoded by the coding sequence ATGCGTAGAGTTGACGTAGTGCTCCGCGACGGGTCGACGGTGCGGCTGCGCCCCGTGCGCCCGGACGACGAGGAGCGGCTGCTGGCCTTCCTCCGCGGGCTATCGGAGGAGTCGCGGGCGCTGCGCTACCTTATCCGCACCAGTGACGAGTTCCTGAGGGAGGAGGCGCATCGGGAAGCACACGTGGACCAGGTGCAGCGCTTTGGCCTCGTGGCCACCACCGGAGCGGAAGAGCGGATCGTCGGCCATGCTGTCTTCGGCCGGCGGGACGCGGAGCGGGCCGAGGTGGCCGTGGCGGTGGCTGACGAGTACCAGGGCAAGGGAATCGGGACCATCCTGCTGGGCCACCTGGCGGACGCCGCCGCCGCCCGGGGCATCCGTGTCTTCGAGGCGGAGGTGCTGGCGAGCAACCACCGCATGCTGCAGCTCTTCCGCGACTGCGGCTTCCCCCTGGAGGTGGAGGTGAAGGCAGGCGAGCTGCACGTGCGCTTCCCCACCGCGGTGACGGAGGAAGCGCGCGCCCTCTTCGAGCAGCGGGAGCGGGTGGCCATGGCCAACGCGCTGCTGCCCTTCTTCCGACCCCGGGGGGTGGCCGTCATCGGCGCCTCGCGGGAGCGCGGCACCATCGGCGCCGAGGTCTTCCACAACCTGCTGGCCTACGGCTTCAACGGTCCCGTCTACCCGGTCAACCCTCAGGCGGCGGTGGTGCAGAGCGTCCCCGCCTACGCCTCGGTGGAGGACATCCCCGGCCCCGTGGACCTGGCGGTGATCGCCGTACCCGCCGCGGCGGTGAACGCCGTCGCCGAGGCGTGCGGCCGCAAGGGGGTGCGTGCCCTGGTGGTCATCTCCGCGGGCTTCGCCGAGACCGGGGAGGAAGGTCGGGCGCGGCAGGCGGAGCTGCTGCGCATCTGCCGCGCCCACGGGATGCGGCTTATAGGCCCCAACTGCATGGGCATTATCAACACCGACCCCGAGGTGCGCCTCAACGCCACCTTCGCCACGGCGGCACCGCCGGAAGGGCGCATCGGCTTCTTTTCCCAGAGCGGCGCCCTGGGGCTGGCCGTGATCGACCATGCGGCTACACTGGGGCTGGGCATCTCCACCTTCGTCTCCGTGGGCAACAAGGCCGATATCTCCGGCAACGACCTGATCACCTACTGGGAGGGCGACCCGCGCACGGACGTCATCCTCCTCTACCTGGAGTCCTTCGGAAACCCCCGGAAGTTTTCGCGCATCGCCCAGCGGGTGGGGCGAAGGAAGCCTATCGCCGCGGTCAAGAGCGGCCGCTCCCGGGCCGGGGCCAGGGCCACCTCCTCCCACACCGGGGCCCTGGTGGCCGCCTCGGAGGTGACGGTGGACGCCCTCTTCCGCCAGGCCGGGGTCATCCGCACCGACACCCTGGAGGAGCTCTTCGACGTGGCCCTGCTGCTGGCGCACCAGCCCGCGCCGCGCGGCCGGCGCGTGGGCATCATCAGCAACGCCGGCGGGCCGGCCATTCTGGCTGCCGACGCCTGCGAGGCGGAGGGCCTGGAGATCCCCCTGCTGGGGGCGGAGACGCAGCAGCGGCTGCGGGAGGTGCTGCCGCCGCAGGCCAGCGTGTCCAACCCGGTGGACATGGTGGCCTCCGCCACCGCCGCCCACTACCGGGAGGTACTGCGCGTCGTCGCCGCAGACCCCGCGGTGGACGCCCTCATCGTCATCTTCATTCCCCCGCTGGTCACGCGCGCCGAGGACGTGGCCGCCGCCATCGTGGAGGGCACGCGGGACCTGCGCGCAGCCAAGCCGGTCCTCACCGTCTTCATGTCGGCGCGGGGGATTCCCCAGATCCTCCGCGCCCCCGACGTGCACGTCCCCTCCTACGCCTTTCCCGAGGATGCAGCCATCGCCCTGGCGCGGGTCACCCGCTACGGGGAGTGGCGCGCCCGCCCCCGCCGCCCACCGCCGCAACTGGACGTGCGCCGCGACGAGGCGGCGGCGGTGGTGGCCGCCGCCCTGCAACGGGGCGCGGGATGGTTGCTCCCTCAGGAGGTAGTGGCGCTTCTCTCCTGCTACGGCCTGCCCCTGGTACGCCAGGAGATGGTGCGCACCCCGGAGGAGGCGGGGGAGGCGGCCGGGCGCATCGGCGGCGAGGTGGCGCTGAAGGCCGTGGGGCCGGAGATCGTGCACAAGACCGAACTGGGCGCGGTGCGGCTGTCCCTGCCCCCGGAGCAGGTCCCCGCCGTCGCGGCGCAGATGGCCGCCGCCCTGGCCGCCCGCGGGGTGAGGCCCGAGGGGTTCCTGGTGCAGGAGATGGTCCCCGCAGGCGTGGAGATGATCGTGGGCGTGGTGCACGACCCGCAGTTTGGGCCCGTGGTCGCCTGCGGCGCGGGCGGGGTGCTGGTGGAGCTGCTGCGCGATGTCTCCGTGCGCCTCACCCCGCTGAACGCGGAGGACGCAGCGGAGATGGTGCAGAGCCTGAAGACCTATCCCCTGCTGGCCGGCTTCCGCGGCCAGCAGGCGCACGACACCGCCGCCCTGCAGGACGCGCTGCTGCGCGTCAGCGCTCTGGTGGAGGACCTCCCGCAGATCGTGGAGCTGGACTGCAACCCCATCATGGTGCTGCAGAAGGGTGCGGCGGTTATCGACGCACGGGTACGCGTGGCCCCCTACGAGCCTCCTCCCCTGGCGGCAGCGCGGGGGGAGATGTAG